tcacttccatgttcatcaaaccactcagTCACCAGTCctgctgtgtgtatttgtgcattatcatcctgatacacagcaccgccttcaggatacaatgtttaaaccattgggtgcacatggtcctccagaatggttcggtgGTCCGTGACAGTGACACAAcaatctagcacaagtattgggcctcgGGAATGTCATGAtgttgcagcccaaaccatcactgatccactcccatgcttcactctgggcatgtaacagtctgggtggtactgtacgcttctttggggcttctccacaccgtcCCTCCcctggatgtgggaaagacGGTGAAGGTGAGACTCATCAGAggacaatacatgtttcacattgtccacagtcCAAGATTTTctctgctggcaccattgaaaccgacGTTAGACATTGGCACGAGTGCCCAAAGGTTTGACTACAGCAGCCCGGCCGTGTACactgaccctgtggagctccggACCAACGGTtctggtggaaacaggagagttgaggtgcacatttaattctgcggTGAGTTGGGCAGCcgtggttttatgttttagcACCCGGACATCTCTCTCAGACAGCTTCCTCCTGCGTCCACAGTTCCTCCGGTTGGATGTGTTCGTCTGACgttaccctggataccgtggctcatgatacatcacaaagactcgATGTCTTGGTCACAGACGCGCCAGAGAGACGCACACCAACAATGTGTCCTCTTTTAAACTCTGATACGTCACCCATaatgtgtgcattgcaatattttaaacaaaactgtgCTGTTACTCTgataattaaaccttcacactctgatcttactggtggaatgtgagGCAGTGAAGATCAGACACCAGGATGGTCACATTTAGCCATGAAACTTTAAACAGTAAACAAAGTGTGACTCTCGGGGAGTGTGTGTGCCGTATCGTGTGTGTAACAGGTTCACAGGCAGTGTTTGAACACAATTAAGCATTTTGAAGGTCAGGATTTCCAAATCGATCGTCACCAGTTTAATATGAGTTTCAGTCTCAGGTCTGTTTTATTCTCTCCAGTCGAATTAATCCTGAACGTCAGGAAGGAAATGAATTGGCAGCTGCagcatataattaatataaatgttcAGTATAAATATTCCTCTTTCGAGAGTCTCAGACAGACACCTGTCAATCAAGCATATGATTAGAATATTAGGCCACACCTACCTCATATTTTTGCTCTGCcttctgtttaattttaaagaaaaggaaaaaatcaGATTGTCAGTGTGGTGTGAGgctttaaggtgtgtgtgtgtgtgtgtgtgtgtgtgtgtgtgtgtgtgtgtgtgatcactcCTCAGGCAGAAGAGACTTGCtgagtggaaagccaagcagcTGAAGAACGTTTTCGGTGAAGTGAAGGAGATCTCAGGACAAGACTACATTCAGGAAGTGAACAAGGCCGGGGACGGAATCTGGGTGGTGCTGCACCTCTACAagcaagggtgtgtgtgtgtgtgtgtgtgtgtgtctactaatgatgggaagtttggatcattttagtgagtcggttctttgaatctcgtacatcaaaatgaacgaatctttttttgagtcattcggtaaatttcattcttttgatcagaactgaaataaaatgttagattGTCAGTAAACAGACCAacatgtccacacacacacacacacacacacacaggttgtgatgatttgcgcatgtggcccagtagaaaataaacacatcactctccgagacgactcgttcttctgagtcacgttaaagattcgttcagaAACGACcatcactagtgtgtgtgtgtgtgtgtgcgcgataGAGAGAGCCTTTGTAGCTGCATTAAGACCTGTAATAGTTTAGTCAGTAGTATGCGGgctgtcccggtttgactcgaacggccCTCGTACGTGATGTTTATTTCCTGGAGGTGAATTAAcagttaaatgtaattttcccaGCATCCCCCTCTGCACGCTGATCAATCAGCACTTGTCCTCGCTGGCACGGAAGTTTCCGGACACCAAGTTCCTGAAGTCGATCTCCACGACGTGCATCGCCAACTACCCCGACAGGAACCTGCCCACCATCTTCGTCTACCACCAGGGGGAGATGAAGGCGCAGTTCATAGGGCCGCTCGTCTTCGGGGGAATGAACCTCaagtgtgacggtgtgtgtgtgtgtgtgtgtacgtgtgtgtacgtgtgtgtgtgtgtgtgtggttcaatCGCTCCTCCTCTAACACCCTTCTGTTCCTCAGAGCTGGAATGGCGTTTGTCCGAATCCGGCGCCGTTAAGACGGACCTGGAGGAGAACCCGAGGAAACAGATCCAGGACCAGCTCATCTCATCGATCCGCTGCTCGGCGCCGAGTCGTAAGGACAGTGACGATTCTGAAGACGACTGACTCCGCCCCTGACTATGATTTATGGACCACATTCGGACTCtttcagttctcacagacccGCGATTTATTTCAGGTTTAAACGGTTAAAGTGTCCGTGTGTTCCTGTAGcgtctctaacacacacagtcagaactccagctgtgtgtgtgtgtgtgtgtgtttaaattgcCCCTGatctcc
The DNA window shown above is from Clarias gariepinus isolate MV-2021 ecotype Netherlands chromosome 5, CGAR_prim_01v2, whole genome shotgun sequence and carries:
- the pdcl3 gene encoding phosducin-like protein 3; the encoded protein is MQNPNEDTEWNDILRRKGILPPKEPVQEEEEEEAGLHQHSVVKTYEDMTLEELEDNEDEFGEEDEIAIEMYRQKRLAEWKAKQLKNVFGEVKEISGQDYIQEVNKAGDGIWVVLHLYKQGIPLCTLINQHLSSLARKFPDTKFLKSISTTCIANYPDRNLPTIFVYHQGEMKAQFIGPLVFGGMNLKCDELEWRLSESGAVKTDLEENPRKQIQDQLISSIRCSAPSRKDSDDSEDD